One region of Chryseobacterium sp. SORGH_AS_0447 genomic DNA includes:
- a CDS encoding DUF4932 domain-containing protein, translated as MKKILILFLLIHINSFGQKNISVKIDHRIEAISIFYTLATMDTLDTKPTPSIYYKQFNQYFADCKNHKAIDWYRNLKVWDGYDLSSIGLYLSDKYPFKLKIPYSDNQLRSSEINIFLEKFNAFYRDCKVDEFLKAHKTDYAEIIEFARDKIIASDLLDDVEKYYNKPTKGEIIIFIDILNNLGNNAISIDDKSFRGKKLFKLAYLKDKNIVQTNDSKVTFIPLSNVVIHEVSHLYLRDFIPLYKERLSKIKNIFLVTAQGEQLKEREWENELDELIVRVCVSKIMGEKYGPAAELKEVENQSKHFKYFKKINLFFNKYSQNKSKYKSISDFYPEMIDYLETLN; from the coding sequence ATGAAAAAGATATTAATCCTCTTTTTACTGATCCACATCAATTCGTTTGGTCAAAAAAACATTAGTGTAAAAATTGATCATAGAATTGAAGCAATAAGTATTTTCTATACTTTGGCAACAATGGATACTCTAGATACCAAGCCTACTCCATCAATTTATTACAAACAGTTCAATCAGTACTTTGCAGATTGTAAAAATCATAAAGCAATAGATTGGTACAGAAATCTTAAAGTATGGGACGGCTATGATCTTTCGAGTATAGGTTTGTATCTATCTGATAAATATCCATTCAAATTAAAAATCCCATACTCAGATAATCAATTGCGCAGCTCAGAAATTAATATTTTTTTAGAAAAATTTAATGCTTTTTATAGAGATTGTAAAGTAGATGAATTCTTAAAAGCTCATAAGACAGATTACGCCGAAATTATAGAATTTGCTAGAGATAAAATTATTGCAAGCGACCTGTTAGATGATGTTGAGAAATATTATAATAAACCCACCAAAGGAGAAATCATCATTTTTATAGATATTTTAAACAACTTGGGCAATAATGCCATTTCAATTGATGATAAAAGCTTCCGAGGAAAAAAATTATTTAAGCTCGCCTATCTGAAAGATAAAAATATTGTTCAGACTAATGATTCGAAGGTAACCTTCATACCATTATCTAATGTAGTAATTCACGAAGTCTCTCATTTATATCTTCGTGATTTTATTCCGTTATATAAGGAAAGATTGAGTAAGATAAAGAACATTTTTTTAGTTACAGCACAAGGGGAACAGCTTAAAGAAAGAGAATGGGAAAATGAACTTGACGAATTAATCGTCAGGGTCTGCGTATCGAAAATAATGGGTGAAAAATATGGTCCAGCAGCAGAATTAAAGGAAGTCGAAAATCAGTCAAAACATTTTAAATACTTTAAAAAAATTAATTTGTTTTTCAATAAATACAGTCAAAACAAAAGCAAATACAAAAGTATATCAGATTTTTATCCCGAAATGATTGATTATCTGGAAACATTAAATTAA
- a CDS encoding SDR family oxidoreductase, producing the protein MNFTKKNVVICGGTTGIGFATAKKFISAGANVWITGRNEKNLKAAAERIDNPHLKTIVADASALAGVASLEKAIAEAGISIDVLLLNSAIITLKPITETTEEEFDQQFNTNVKGHYFTLQKLLPYLADGSSVIFTSSGSASLATLNTSVYSGSKAAINKIAQVAANELAGRKIRVNIVSPGPVATELVLSAASEQLLDHFASSTALQRLAEPDEIAKAILFLASDHASFITGTELVVDGGFINYAKK; encoded by the coding sequence TGGCACTACCGGGATCGGATTTGCTACTGCAAAAAAATTTATTAGTGCTGGGGCAAATGTCTGGATAACCGGCAGAAACGAAAAAAATTTGAAGGCAGCTGCTGAACGGATTGACAATCCTCATCTAAAAACTATTGTTGCTGATGCTTCCGCTCTGGCAGGTGTTGCTTCGTTGGAAAAAGCCATCGCAGAAGCGGGCATCAGTATAGATGTACTTTTATTAAATTCTGCCATAATAACACTTAAACCAATTACCGAAACTACTGAAGAAGAATTTGATCAGCAATTCAACACCAATGTTAAAGGCCATTATTTTACTTTGCAAAAGTTGCTGCCCTATTTGGCTGATGGCTCTTCGGTTATATTCACTTCTTCAGGTTCAGCAAGTCTTGCTACCCTTAATACAAGCGTATACTCAGGCTCAAAAGCAGCGATAAATAAGATAGCTCAGGTTGCCGCAAACGAATTAGCAGGTAGAAAAATTCGTGTTAACATTGTCAGTCCAGGTCCAGTCGCTACAGAATTAGTATTATCAGCTGCGTCCGAACAATTACTTGATCATTTTGCATCTTCAACCGCATTGCAAAGATTGGCTGAACCAGACGAGATCGCAAAAGCAATATTATTTTTAGCTTCAGACCATGCAAGTTTTATTACGGGGACAGAACTCGTTGTCGATGGTGGGTTTATTAATTATGCAAAAAAATAG
- a CDS encoding recombinase family protein, translated as MSGTTKNRPELDKMIEQFRKGDELYVWRLDRLGKNLKNIIDLVLNLSDKGIIIKGITDEIDTSTANGRLFLNLMASLAEYERELIRERTNAGLQSARARGRLGGRPKGYTQETISKLLLLRNIYKDVTK; from the coding sequence ATTTCTGGGACAACAAAAAATCGTCCGGAGCTTGATAAGATGATCGAACAATTCCGGAAAGGTGATGAACTTTATGTTTGGCGACTTGACCGATTAGGAAAAAACCTGAAAAATATTATTGATCTGGTTTTAAATTTAAGTGATAAAGGTATTATTATAAAAGGTATAACCGACGAAATAGATACATCTACTGCAAATGGCCGACTCTTCTTAAATCTGATGGCATCGCTTGCTGAATATGAACGGGAATTGATCCGGGAGAGAACCAATGCCGGTTTACAATCTGCCAGGGCAAGAGGTAGATTAGGAGGAAGACCGAAAGGGTATACTCAAGAAACAATTTCAAAACTTTTGCTTTTACGTAATATATACAAGGATGTCACGAAATGA